Proteins encoded together in one Benincasa hispida cultivar B227 chromosome 1, ASM972705v1, whole genome shotgun sequence window:
- the LOC120069578 gene encoding peroxisomal membrane protein 13, which produces MDSKPPQPAASNPPPKPWERVGGSSGSAPFRPPSAGNTSDVVEASGTAKPGEIVSTSDRTAAVNRNSLGRPVPTRPWEQNYGNNNSYGGAYGSTMNNSLYGSGMYGSSYGGGMYGGGMYGNNSMYRTGGYGGLYGSSGMYGNSGMYGGGMYNSGLGGPMGGYGMGMGGPYGGQDPNDPYGPPSSPPGFWMSFLRVMHGVVNFFGRISILIDQNTQAFHMFMTALLQLFDRSGMLYGELARFVLRLLGIKTKPRKVQDVGPDGLPLPGAPHPHQGQNLIEGPKAAPDGAWDNVWPNGSQ; this is translated from the exons CTTCTAATCCTCCACCAAAACCTTGGGAACGAGTAGGGGGATCGTCGGGTTCAGCACCTTTTAGACCGCCATCAGCTGGCAATACAAGTGATGTAGTAGAGGCTTCTGGGACTGCAAAACCTGGAGAAATTGTATCTACTTCTGATAGGACTGCTGCTGTTAATAGGAACTCACTTGGCAGGCCTGTTCCAACAAGGCCTTGGGAGCAAAACTATGGGAATAATAATAGCTATGGAGGAG CTTATGGTTCAACTATGAATAATTCTCTGTACGGTTCTGGGATGTATGGTTCTTCTTATGGTGGAGGAATGTATGGGGGTGGAATGTATGGGAACAACAGTATGTATAGAACAGGAGGTTATGGTGGGCTGTATGGATCTTCTGGTATGTATGGAAATAGTGGTATGTATGGAGGTGGAATGTATAATAGTGGCCTTGGAGGTCCAATGGGTGGCTATGGAATGGGCATGGGTGGTCCTTATGGTGGTCAAGATCCAAATGACCCTTATGGTCCTCCCTCATCTCCTCCGGGATTTTGGATGTCATTTCTGCGAGTG ATGCACGGTGTTGTTAACTTCTTTGGTCGAATATCTATTCTTATTGACCAGAACACACAGGCGTTCCATATGTTCATGACTGCACTACTTCAG CTTTTTGACCGCTCCGGTATGTTATATGGAGAGCTTGCTAGATTTGTCTTGAGGCTGCTTGGAATTAAAACCAAACCTAGGAAGGTTCAAGATGTAGGTCCTGATGGGCTTCCCCTTCCCGGAGCCCCCCATCCTCATCAAGGCCAGAACTTGATCGAGGGACCGAAGGCTGCT